The sequence below is a genomic window from Myxocyprinus asiaticus isolate MX2 ecotype Aquarium Trade chromosome 9, UBuf_Myxa_2, whole genome shotgun sequence.
gacgacatatattgccagcctgtaatataaagcagcataatgtagtatttttgtatcctAAAATAGCTGGTGGTTATGATACCGGAAGTGGTctacattcaaggttgataatggcggcactctagtttcgctgaaaaataatatatatatgataaGATTTGATaagaatgaaataaacacaagaaCATTTTAGattaacttattttttatttgaggACAAATCTTAAAAAGTATAATTATGACAAATTCATTAAGATCCATAAAGTAGTCATACATAattcataaaacatttaaaggaatagttcacccaaaaattaaaattctctcatcatttactcaccctcatgccatcgcaaatgtgtatgactttatttgtttatttatttttttctgcagagcacaaatgaagatttttagaagaaaatctcaggtgccaacattttgaagctccaaaaaacagcaaagggtagcataaaagtaaaacataagattccagtggtttaataaatatcTTCTGTAATATCAGTATCTAGGATTACCTactgcttgacgcatgtgcacagccgctagatggcgctaggaagagtaattgagcttaaaatcatgatcgtacctagagactgcaatgacaagatttacagtgaaaacggagatacattttggtttgttctcacccaaaaccaactgggtcacttcagaagacattgattaaaccactggagtcatatggataccttttattctgcctttttctgctttttggagcttcagatttctggccaccattcacttgcattgtatggacctacagagctgagatattcttctaaaaatccttgtttgtgttctgcagaagaaagaaagtcatacacatctgggatgacatgagagtgagtaaatgataagagaaagaGCTTTACCTTGTGTCACTGTTGGACACAAGTTTCAAATCCTGTCGATACTCGATCGCTCTCATCATCGATGAAGTCGTTAACGGCAAACGCGTGACTTCTGTGAGCTACCTCGCAAAGTGTCGCGTCATGGCTGCTGTAGCGCGCCACTCTCTTGACATGGTCGCGTCGCTATCTCTGGGTGTGTAGACATTGTTAAGCATTTAAGCAAAGCCAGCGACCTTAACAGATATGAAATGAGTTAGCTGCCAAACTAGCTTGGTATTACGTTAATGTtgtaatacaaataatacatttaaaaaacaaaaattatcatgTGAGACAACGGAAGTTGTTCCTGTCTGTGCAGTAATTACTGACAGGAATACAAGTGAATACAAACCTTAATTTTATTGAAGAAGATTCCCCTCAGGACGTTTTCTCAGGACAGGAGGCAAAAAATGACAGATGAACAACTGGTTTTATCCAGTTTGGCACAGATAACCCAGCAGTGGGTTATTCTGACCCAGCAGCTTGAGTTGGCAGTGGTGAATTTTACTGTCAGAAAATGACCCAACCATTAACCCAGCAACGTTTGGTTAAAAACTACCCAACAATGTGAAAATAACTCAACATAATGACCCAGCAGACTCAACCCAGCATTCTGGGTTTAAAAAATAACCCAGCAAAATTTAGAGCGCACTCATCATTTGGAATTTAAATTGTTCAACAATGCAGGTCAGGGCAACTAatacactaaaacaagagttacaGAATAGCATCTCGCTTGTATGGGCTTAAAGTGGACAAAACTTGTTTTGAAAGGAACAACAAAAGTGCTTGAAGTAGACATGCTGACTGCTCTAAATAGTTTTACAGGCCTACAGTTAATTGCTATCTCATCCGTTTTATCAAGGAAAACGGATCATTAAAACATTAGTAAATACTTGTTTTTACGTGAATGCAAAATTAATGCAAAGTGCTTTTTTTTCCAGGGTGAAGACAACAACTGCGGCAATGACTATGGTGATAAAGACAACGAAACGGATTGCAATAAAAAAAGAGCCTAAAATGCTGAGGAGGCCAAGGACACAAAAAGCCATGAAGACACCTACCCATCGATAATTTAGAAGCATTTTAGAGATTTCTTATTTAGACTATGTAATCGGTCGGATAAAATatgaatttgtaaaataaaaaagaattacaaaatataattttagattgGAGACTAATGATGAACGCTGTACACTAAATAGCTATAATAGCTAGACTTATCATGGTACTTAATTCGGCAGTTGAAATCCAACCTAAGATCagggaataaaaaaatagaagGCCTATTACCTTCAAACAAGGACAGATCTCGTCTTGCATTTAATGCTACTCTAATTTCGCAAATAAGCGAAATTTATATCGACTTTATATCGACATATCTATGGTcgtgtgttttattttgttttttgttttccctttTTAAGTGTTTCGCTGAGTACAAGTTATTTACAAAATGTTCCATTCCTAATAATGTTAAGGAACTTTTATTTAGCCCTATTTATGGATATATTTATGTTATTCATTGACAAAACTATGAAGAATTCTCAACTCATATAATTTAGCATTACTCGATATTTACGAATGCGAGTTTGAGTTCCAGTAAGAAGAATCGAAAGATGCACGTCCATTAGGGTACAATTCAGACGAAAATGAAATAGGCACTTTTATATGTGAAAATTGTTTAGGCTGCAGTAGCCTACCGTTTAGTCTACAGGTACATAAAGATTataactggagaaaaaaaaaaaaaaaaagaaccagtaAATTATTACAGTAATTGAAAACTTAATGACGCATGTGTGCAAAATTACAACTTTTAAGTTTCACGCATATTAGTTTTTAATTGTCATCTGAGATACAtttgagattatatatatatatatatatacacacacacacacacacacacacacacacacacacacgtaaacaaTTTCTGTTTAAAActtataaaaattaataaaataaaaagatctgAGAGCCCATGTACGTATTTTGAACGCATTTGTATTTACAACAGCTTTGTTTAACATATCTAGTGCATGCAAaacttttaaatcaacaatttcaCAATAAATACAGGTTTCAGTGTGACAGAAAAAgctataagaatttttttttatatacaatgcACAGGATATTTTGATAATAAAGGATTCATGACGAGGGCACAAAGATACAGTTCATAATcatcttttgtctttgaagaagcCTTCCTGTGTGCTACTCTCTTTGATCGTTACAGTCAGAAAGTTCGTGGTCACATCCGTAACTATGACCTGCTCCGCATTGCTAAAGGAGGGTCTCCATGTATCTGCCTCTTCGAGCTCTCCGTATATGCGCGACACTGGGATTTTGGCGATAAGTGAAGGCTGTCTGTTAGTAGAATCGCCGTGTTCAAACGTTCTTCGTTTTGAAAGGTGCTTCAGGTGTTTATGGTGAAAGTGGCTTGTTTGCTCTTTAGTTCTGCTCTCCTGTAAATCTGCATCCATTCTGTtggaatgcaaattccactttGCAGACATCTGCTGGGTGCATCTGGTGGGAACAACTGTGTTCCGTTTGAGAGAATATGTAGTATCCAGGTGCTTGTGAGATAACTTAATTCTCTCACTTATGTCAGAGCATCTCTCTTCTTCTTCTCCCAGACCTAACTTTGCCAATTTGTAAGGAATGCTTGCCATTGTTTCCTCTGCTGCTCTTTTGGCTTGCTCTGGATTTAAGGAGCTTGTATACCCATCTGTGAAGCGTAGTTTGGGTTTCCGTCCCCTCTTTTTAGGGGTAGGGCTAAATGTATCAGCACTAGGTCTGGGTAAGTGTGGAGAATGTTGCTCCCTTGGCTCTGGAGGTGGAAGCCACACACTCTCCCCTCGGTTGACTGTGCTGGGAGGAAAAATGGTGGGCACCACAGCACGCAAGCCCTCTCTCGCTCTAGGGGTTACCACAGGTTCCGGACTGGGATATGTAACACGGATTCCTCTGGAAGAATCATTCCTAAATTCATAAGACTTTGACTTTGCCTTAGCTTGAGCCTGCaaaaaaaatgagtttgaaaAATTATAGCAAAATACAAAATTATGCCCTTCTGCaaaaatagtatttatttatttacttacacaGGGAGATGGCTGCAAACATACTGATTTAAaagtttatattatataaaatacaaatgcaatgtccaaaaaaagaagaagaattgcATTAACCTTTAGAAGAAAGGTCTTGAGTTTAGGTCCTCTTTTCTTTGGCCCAAATATTTCTCTCTCACGTTCCCTGAATGAAAACCCCCAAAAATGTATGAGAGGAattgttagattttttttctcagtgaCACCACAGAAATGGTCGAGCACCTAATTGTCTTTAATCTTATATATATACCTCTCTTCAAAGGCAACGAAAAGGCGAGAGTCGAGGATATTTTCCTCAGGTTCCCAAGTACTGTACCTGTGAGAATAATAAAAAGTTTAACACGGTGCACTTGACAGTCAATCTCTGGTTGCATTaaagcactgttttttttttttttttcggccaGCTAGCAGGACCAGCTAATCTTGCAGCATGCAGTCTGCCCAAACCAGCCAGCTGTAATAACTAGTATGTTATCCTGACAGTGGCTGTATGCTCCTTTGATATTTTTAACAAACATTGCTTGCACTAAAACACTGTGACAAGGCACGACAGAGAGGATGGTTTGTACTACTCACTTGGGTGACCAGCCTTTCCATTTCACGAGATATTCCATTCGACCCTGCGCGTGCCATCAGACACAAAAATGAATTCGTTATCGCGAACCCACGACATGATCacatacatgcaaaaaaaatcgCGATCAAGCTCACGTAATACATACCCGTCGTATTCGTCTCTTGATGATCGATTCGGCCGCGAACACCCTCTCTCCGACAGCCGACAGCTCCATGTTTACCTTCGTCTACCGTTAGCTTACAGAGAGGCTAGCTGTGTGCGCGAGTCCTGTCCGCCTGCACTCGCTTCAGAATTCCATACAGCCCATAATACTCTCGTGCACAGCCAGACGTCATCACGTTCTTTAGCATGTTGCCTTGGTACCGCTGTAGGTGGAAACGTTTTGAGGCCGTTCATTGGCTCCGCTGTTGCTAAGTGGCTGGGGCTTGCTTGCTCAGTGACATACCAATCTAAATCCTTGACAGAAAATGATAAGCTCTCCTCAATGCTTGTATGGACACATCAGAAGGTTAAAGCTTATCAAAAATAACAGTGACGTCAAGACTAGAAAGATTAGAATAGCCTacatgaagaaaaaataaaataaaaaaaaaataataataaaaaaataaaaaaactaattaattaaACAGTACAGGCCAGGAATATCGTTTTGAACTTTTGgggactaaacatttttttttttctattaataggcctattattattatagccTATTGTATTATTCATCTGTTATTATAGCAATATGACAGCTTATTCTTATCACTATTCTGTTATTGACAAGGCTGTCTTGCGAATTCTAATCCGCATAAACAAACATGACGTGCCAAACTGGTCACCGCTAATTACAACATGTCCGATCGGGTATTAGCTAGCTTACAGGATTTcagtatttattgtatttttttttttttttttttttttaaacaaaagtagGTATACAAAAGTTTATCTGTTCCTGCTACAGAATTAAAGTCTATTTTATTCAAATCGATTCTTTGCAAATTCATAAAATATTTCTAATTGTTGGTGATGAAAAAGAACGCACTTAATTTTACTTAAAATGATGATAGTTTCGGATATGATGTAACCTACTTTTGCACATTATTAGCGATAAGATGAAGACTCATTGGCTCTGAGGGGGGTCATTGATTCGTAGGTTGAAAGAGTCAAGAAAATCAACAACCATTTGTCTCAGTAGTCAGATAACCTTATGCTTAACTATACCTATATTTAGCAGCtatgaaaatcaaaaacaaattgatCAAACATCGCCACGTGAAAATATCATAATATCccaaacatatccaaaatttatcttattttttaaacgttattttatatatatatatatatataccaatttatttatttgaaaaaaataaataaacattttttgaaTATGTAATAATCGTATAGGCCCTATAATAATTCTAGAAGATAAGAAAATTGTAAGATTAAACAATCATTTGGCCTAATGATAACACCTAGTAAATACAACCAAATaacaaagcaaagaaaaaatGCTGGAAAACGGATTTTATCTTTATTATCAAGAGCTAGCTACTAAATGTAATAGGCTACTAAACGCTATGTTTGCAGTGATTAGCTGTTTCCAACGTTAAAGCAAGTTTTTTACTCAAATAATCACAAAACAAcaaattaacattgattataaCGCCAATTGAAGAAATGTTTTAATTTCGAAGAAAAAAGACGTAGATAGAAagtagaatagaaaaaaaaaatagtgtatactatattatttaaaaaattcagtTAATCAAATCTCATATAATTATGGTGGTTCAACGAAAAATATGAATATTTGCAGCCTGTAAAAATTGAAATTGCGTGCACACATTAATGTCAAATTTAGGATATGGGAATTTCTTTTAAACCCAGTCATTAATTTACTGTGATTAAGCCACACAAAGACAAGTTTTGAAACTTGTTCACAGATCTCTACTCATATCTGCATAATATTTTCGGTTTCTTACAGGGAGCAATTAGTGACCTTATTTCAGCAGTTTAAAAATATAAGTCTGCCAGTCACATGATAAATACTCCCAAACGATTTTCTTGTGGAATAACTTACATTTTCAAATTGTTAACACACGTTTAGAAAAAATTAGCTTCTGTTGAACAAGAATATCTTGGAAATTTTCACAGGACAGAGAGGATAATATTGATTTACCTTATAACTTGGTGGCCTGTAATCTTATTGGAGGTTCCGCCACATAATTATGAACTGTTGCATGGTTTGAACATGACTGTGTGATGATTGTAAATGGATTTCGCTAAAATAAGATAAAATCAAAGTTTTTCGTCGTTATATGCACACAGAATGAAAACAGTTAAAGACCAGGCTTGCGGTAGATTCTTTGCGGAAGATGATTGGTGGTTTGACTGCTGGATGGTTATCCGTATATGGGCGCACGATCGAACTGGAAGAATATTATTGGTTCATTCGTTTCTGAGCAACCAGCATGATAAATTGTGCACAATTTACGAACAGAAAGAGCAAATATACTACTTTGCCCCCCGAAGTTTGATTTTATGCAGTGATGTATCTGTCGAGTTGTTTGCCCCCCAAAAATAGTATCAGTCCAGTTTTCATTGTTTCCCCGATTTTGTTAGATTACTATGCAGGTTATGTCAGTTACATCTGTAGGTTAACTGGACAATACAATTATAATATTgtctatcatattttaaatcgATCCCTCTGCTTCATATTAATAAACAAGTCGCgatccttttttatttatttcatagttATAGTAAGtagactgttgtgtgcatttcaGAAAAGTAAATAAGCTATTGATTTTATATTTCAATAAAAGTGATGTATTTAAAGATCAATTTAAACGTTTCCACTAAACGATGAATAACCACATAGCCTATTAACCCCATTTAGATTTGATTATTGGAAAACACATCTCTATTTGAACTAGGTAGCCTAAATTGctcaatttatatatattctgataATTATTAAACTGAGTTAAACATAATACATTTGCAAACTGGCTTCCTGAAGGctagtttaatttattaaattattttttacataagaCAAATGTAGTCTATTCTAGCAGGTAGCCTGTTCTAACTCAGTGTTTCAATAATGACCACAAGCATTTACAGATTTCCAAAATATTTCATCCACAGCTTCACGTTTTGCTGTACCTCTCCCAAACCAAAACGAGCTTATTTTATTCACTAACGCGATTTGGGCTCATATAAGTAGGCTAATGCTTAAATAATTAcaatgacattttgattaaaaaaaagctgttcAAATCGCCTTTTAAATAACCTTTTATAATTATCAACCTACATCCAAAATCGCATGCTGTAAAGCTGAATTCATAAACTGATTGCAAATAAAGTGGATGGACCAAAGGAAGCCATTTTATAACCGCAGCGCGCGAGAGAGCAGCTTCATCTCAGGCGGTGCAGCAGAGGAAATGGTTGATTCCGTTTCATTTAGGCTGAAGTGTTTTCTAAAGCCCATCTTTAAAACCAAGTTCACCTTTAGCAGCCCTCTGGTGGGTTTTTTGAGAGACTAATATGGGGCACGATCATGCCGTAGAGGCGTTTGCTATCCGCCATGTTTGCTGTAATAAAAAATAGAGTCGAATTCTGCACCAAGCTGCTCAAAGCTTTATTATGATAAAGCAAAAGCTACCAAGCCTATTTTAAGTCTTCTAGCGTATCATCTTTCACACTATAACCCTTTCGAAGATGATATACGGGACTGAATCTCTTCTTGTCCGTCTCATTTGGACCGTTCTGCGCATAAAGAAACTTGTCAATAGTCCGGAGGCTATCTTTATAATATTCCAATCGTAAACCTGTAGAATATACAgatgtttaatttttaaaagcGATTTCATTTTGGCAAGCTTTAAGAGCGTTACAGAGGCTATAGCTGCTGCTTGAGATAATCGCATGTAATGCCTGTAAAATAATTGTTGAAATGTCGGCGCTGTTTAGATTTACTTTCCGGAGGACCCGCAGTGCCAAAAGATAATCTGATTAAATCGTTTAAATTAAGCTTTATTTCGTTGTCTGTTTCAAAACTGTCCTCAAAATGTATTCGTGTAAACAGTCTTCTTACAGGAGCAAAGCATGCTACCAAGTTTAGGAAATTAGTTTTGAACGATTTGAACTGcgttttttaatttgattaccatTCACGGCATGcacataaattaattataatcGATTTACACAACTAACCTTCACTACGCTAAATTGTGAACATTTTTCGGAATAAATGGAAATAGAAGACATCTGGAAGGCCCAGTGTAAGTTTCCCTTTTTTCTAACAGTGAGCTAGTGTCTGGCCACTTCTGATCacggaatctctctctctctctctctctctctctctctctctctctctctctctctctctctctctctctctctttaggatTTCTGGgggaatatacacaaaaacagaagaaataattTTACTAGACTAAATCGGCCGAACATGCTTCTTTTATCCTTGCTTGTTTCTCACAAGTGGCATGTAAAAAAATTGACATATGCTATCTTGTCTTAACTAAACCATTTCAAAGACGAAGACACTGAAATGTTTCCTTGATAATCCCTGATGTTTTGAATAGGTTTTATGTGATCTCCATAAGGGCCACTAGATATGAGCGTTTATTAGCTTCACGCAGAATTAACCATTAGAGGTCCTGTTATTTTCATTTACTTTTCAAAGGATAGTAATAGAGCCTCTCACCTGCAATGATCACCCTTACTGTGCTTTGAAAATCACAATAACAAAACAACACTGCCAGCACACCAGAATATGTGTTCTTTTATTCCGATGACACTGATCCGACTTATTACCGTATCAAGAGTTGCCACATTTCTCTTTAAAGATCAAGTATTTATTCCCAGTATTGGAACTctgaagttgtgtgtgtgttcaagaaAAAAGCTGAACGGTATTTTATCGAGACCTTTTACATGTTTGTGTAAAATTACAGCAGGGCCTCTTGTTCTAAGGGAATCTTAACTAAACTAACCTAACTAAACGACCACTATCTGTCAAATGACGGCAGGTTGacataataaagtaaaataaatataaataaatattccatCACCTCTCTACTCGTAATTTACATGCTTACATTGTAACCGGCATTCTACAAGCAGGCCCTTGTCTACTAAAATatgctttcatttttttatttttcattagctGCCAGAAATTATCAGTTCTGCAGCTCTTGGGCACTACTTGCAACAGGGCAATGTTTCATGCACacctacaaatatttaaaatctaatatatttttttgtcttccAGTGGAAATGTCTGATGCAAacaatactgaattgtcaactCGTTTAAGGGCCTAAGAATTATATCATAATGCTCAGTGTATGCAGTAAATGCAGAGGAATGCAACACTTTCTTAAGGACATCCCCTCTTTAGCatacaactaaaaaacaaaaatgtgataaAAGTCCAGGTGTCACACACCCCCACTCTCATCTAGTGCTATTTATGGGCTGTGCAAAGGTCAGACTTATACTGACATCTTGTGTATTTAAATGATAGTAATAATGCCATGCTATCTTTCACATGGCCTACCATGCTTGCAAAACATAAGTCTCAGGTCAGCAAGCAATTAATAGAGAACTTGTCCTTCACTACACACACCTGCTTG
It includes:
- the LOC127445753 gene encoding chromobox protein homolog 8-like; amino-acid sequence: MELSAVGERVFAAESIIKRRIRRGRMEYLVKWKGWSPKYSTWEPEENILDSRLFVAFEEREREREIFGPKKRGPKLKTFLLKAQAKAKSKSYEFRNDSSRGIRVTYPSPEPVVTPRAREGLRAVVPTIFPPSTVNRGESVWLPPPEPREQHSPHLPRPSADTFSPTPKKRGRKPKLRFTDGYTSSLNPEQAKRAAEETMASIPYKLAKLGLGEEEERCSDISERIKLSHKHLDTTYSLKRNTVVPTRCTQQMSAKWNLHSNRMDADLQESRTKEQTSHFHHKHLKHLSKRRTFEHGDSTNRQPSLIAKIPVSRIYGELEEADTWRPSFSNAEQVIVTDVTTNFLTVTIKESSTQEGFFKDKR